The following coding sequences lie in one Cloeon dipterum chromosome 1, ieCloDipt1.1, whole genome shotgun sequence genomic window:
- the TER94 gene encoding transitional endoplasmic reticulum ATPase TER94, with protein MSAGNNPDDLATAILRRKDRPNRLVVEEASNDDNSVVALSQTKMDELQLFRGDTVLIKGKRRKETVCIVLSDENCANEKIRMNRVVRNNLRVHLSDVVTVQACPDVKYGKRIHVLPIDDTIEGLTGNLFEAYLQPYFMEAYRPVHKDDMLIVRGGMRAVEFKVVETDPAPFCIVAPDTVIHCEGDAIKREEEEEKLNAVGYDDIGGCRKQMAQIKEMVELPLRHPSLFKAIGVKPPRGILLYGPPGTGKTLIARAVANETGAFFFLINGPEIMSKLAGESESNLRKAFEEADKNSPAIIFIDELDAIAPKREKTHGEVERRIVSQLLTLMDGLKQNSHVIVMAATNRPNSIDSALRRFGRFDREIDIGIPDAIGRLEILRIHTKNVKLAGDVDLEQIAAETHGHVGADIASLCSEAALQQIREKMDLIDLEDDTIDAEILNALAVTMDNFRYAMSKSTPSALRETVVEVPNVTWEDIGGLENVKRELQELVQYPVEHPDKFLKFGMQPSRGVLFYGPPGCGKTLLAKAIANECQANFISVKGPELLTMWFGESEANVRDVFDKARSAAPCVLFFDELDSIAKSRGGNVGDAGGAADRVINQILTEMDGMGAKKNVFIIGATNRPDIIDPAILRPGRLDQLIYIPLPDEKSREAIFRSGLRKSPVAKDVDLNYLAKVTHGFSGADLTEICQRAVKLAIRQSIEAEIRRERERAAGQAMEMEDEEDPVPEISRAHFEEAMRFARRSVSDNDIRKYEMFSQTLQQSRGFGTNFRFPASAGNASNQPQGGQGAPDRDQAAFQDEEDDLYG; from the exons ATGTCAGCAGGGAATAA TCCTGACGATTTAGCCACCGCAATCCTCCGTCGCAAGGACCGTCCCAACAGACTCGTTGTCGAAGAGGCCAGCAATGACGACAATTCAGTGGTTGCTCTTTCAcag ACAAAAATGGACGAGCTGCAGCTCTTCCGTGGAGACACAGTGCTCATCAAGGGCAAACGCAGAAAAGAAACCGTCTGCATCGTTCTCTCTGatgaaaattgtgcaaatgaaaaaatccgCATGAACCGTGTG GTTCGAAACAATTTAAGAGTTCATCTTTCGGATGTAGTGACTGTTCAGGCATGTCCGGACGTGAAATACGGCAAGCGCATCCACGTTTTGCCCATTGATGACACCATAGAAGGTCTCACAGG CAACCTGTTTGAAGCGTACTTGCAGCCTTACTTCATGGAAGCTTACAGGCCCGTGCACAAAGATGACATGCTGATAGTGCGTGGAGGCATGCGTGCGGTTGAATTCAAGGTTGTTGAGACTGATCCCGCTCCATTCTGTATTGTGGCACCTGACACGGTTATCCACTGCGAGGGCGACGCCATCAAGCGCGAG GAAGAGGAAGAAAAGCTGAACGCGGTTGGCTATGACGACATCGGAGGTTGCCGCAAGCAGATGGCGCAGATCAAGGAGATGGTCGAGCTGCCCCTGAGGCACCCCTCTCTGTTCAAGGCCATCGGAGTGAAGCCGCCCCGCGGAATACTGCTCTATGGACCTCCTGGAACGGGAAAGACTTTGATTGCTAGGGCTGTCGCCAACGAGACTGGCGCATTCTTCTTCCTTATCAATG GTCCTGAAATCATGAGCAAGCTTGCTGGCGAATCGGAGAGCAACCTGCGCAAGGCGTTCGAGGAGGCGGACAAGAACTCTCCCGCAATCATTTTCATTGACGAGCTTGATGCTATTGCAccaaagagagaaaag acacATGGAGAGGTAGAGCGCCGTATCGTGTCACAGTTGCTCACCCTGATGGACGGCTTGAAGCAGAACTCTCATGTGATCGTGATGGCCGCCACCAACAGGCCCAACTCGATTGACTCAGCTCTGCGCCGCTTCGGTCGTTTCGATCGCGAAATTGACATTGGCATCCCTGATGCCATTGGTCGCTTGGAGATCCTGCGTATCCACACCAAGAACGTCAAGCTGGCCGGTGACGTTGATCTCGAACAGATTGCGGCCGAGACTCATGGCCACGTTGGCGCTGACATTGCGTCTCTCTGCTCGGAGGCGGCCCTGCAGCAGATTCGTGAGAAGATGGACCTGATTGATCTAGAGGACGACACCATTGATGCTGAGATCTTGAACGCCCTGGCTGTCACAATGGACAACTTTaga TACGCTATGAGCAAGAGCACCCCGAGCGCTCTTCGCGAGACCGTGGTGGAGGTTCCCAACGTCACCTGGGAAGATATTGGCGGTCTGGAGAACGTCAAGCGTGAACTGCAGGAGCTGGTGCAGTACCCGGTGGAGCATCCGGACAAATTCCTCAAGTTCGGCATGCAACCATCTCGCGGTGTACTCTTTTATGGGCCACCTGGCTGCGGCAAGACCCTGCTAGCCAAGGCCATTGCCAATGAATGCCAGGCCAATTTCATCTCTGTCAAGGGACCAGAATTGCTCACCATGTGGTTTGGCGAGTCTGAGGCCAACGTCAGAGATGTCTTCGATAAG GCTCGCTCTGCTGCACCTTGCGTGCTCTTCTTTGACGAGTTGGACTCAATTGCCAAGTCGCGAGGCGGTAATGTCGGTGACGCTGGTGGTGCTGCTGACAGAGTCATCAACCAGATCCTCACTGAAATGGACGGCATGGGAGCCAAAAAGAACGTTTTCATCATTGGAGCCACAAACCGACCTG ATATCATCGACCCCGCCATCCTGCGCCCAGGCCGTCTCGACCAGCTGATCTACATTCCACTGCCCGATGAGAAGTCCAGGGAGGCCATTTTCAGGTCGGGATTGCGCAAGTCCCCTGTTGCCAAGGACGTGGACCTCAACTACCTGGCCAAGGTTACCCACGGATTCTCTGGCGCCGACCTGACTGAAATCTGCCAGCGGGCTGTCAAGCTGGCCATCAGGCAGAGCATTGAGGCTGAAATTCGCAGGGAGAGGGAACGGGCTGCTGGTCAGGCCATGGAG atGGAGGACGAAGAAGACCCCGTGCCTGAGATTTCGCGGGCGCACTTTGAGGAGGCGATGCGGTTCGCGCGCCGCTCGGTGTCCGACAATGATATTCGCAAGTACGAGATGTTCTCGCAGACCCTGCAGCAGTCTCGCGGATTCGGAACCAACTTCCGCTTCCCTGCATCCGCCGGCAATGCAAGCAACCAGCCTCAGGGAGGTCAGGGTGCTCCTGACCGCGATCAGGCTGCTTTCCAAGACGAAGAGGACGACCTCTATGGTTAA
- the LOC135934237 gene encoding leptin receptor gene-related protein, whose product MTLVILGCALPQFSNWFPLLVLIFYCLAPIPTLIGRRYNDSGSNNSCMEMAIFLTMGIVVSAFALPIVLARSPVGAPTIEWGACYLVLSGNVVVYLTMLGFFITFDNEDLDYSMW is encoded by the exons ATGACCCTAGTCATCCTAGGATGCGCCCTCCCACAATTCAG CAACTGGTTTCCGCTGCTCGTGTTAATATTCTACTGCTTAGCTCCAATACCAACTCTCATTGGTCGTCGGTACAATGATTCTGGATCCAACAACTCGTGCATGGAAATGGCGATTTTCCTAACTATGGGAATTGTGGTGTCAGCCTTTGCCCTGCCTATTGTGCTAGCTAGATCTCCAGTCGGTGCCCCAacg ATTGAGTGGGGCGCGTGCTATCTTGTATTGTCTGGCAACGTGGTGGTGTACCTGACCATGCTTGGCTTCTTCATCACATTTGACAACGAAGATCTCGACTACAGTATGTGGTGA
- the LOC135934082 gene encoding uncharacterized protein LOC135934082 isoform X1 — MNTSMFNYSGYRPLPFRDDLTNYTNSRTFGNPFLEQSREKSLIFPTYLCLGAAALCLYTCGTQKLIKASWIIWTLILLIAVFVMLPIISALLLYKSLANLWLRGKILSGADTFWALDTDDPASLAVINVLAIVSGDLNLQQLKNAVGEKLVPSHPKLKYLRECSPFGYFFWNGQQKFNLDDYVKTIGCEYNDEASSEEELREALSGLSNAQLPHNHLAGWEILLGPKLMYDGMTQRAIVFRIHHSMGDGPALFRALFSTLADCKSMEVFTPNLETVKKMIDGIQLRYNNKFFDNVVAVGRSLRGQLLQPSDDNVLHGSKLSGQKQIAWCSSTQLMEAAKSIHNATGASFSAGLLASFLAAVSQFGNDADKLKACTIVFPVRALQNNPNTEPEMSNTFSCAVVSNRIPAMDDGVDAQIKAADEALKKATQPVVIGATRAILKLVGDVCPRPIANLALNSRQCTAAMSNMPGPQTKISVFGSSVEKLVFWVPNKGSTGVGVSILSYAGELSLGLNVDAALVNQHDAAKTLLLLWEEQLLLMSSVVGNTL; from the exons ATGAACACTTCCATGTTCAATTACTCCGGCTACAGGCCTTTGCCCTTCCGAGATGACCTCACGAACTACACGAATAGCCGGACATTTGGTAACCCCTTCTTGGAGCAGTCTCGGGAAAAATCCCTTATTTTCCCAACTTACTTGTGCTTGGGTGCTGCAGCCCTCTGTCTCTACACATGTGGAACtcaaaag CTCATCAAAGCGTCATGGATTATCTGGACCCTTATCCTCCTTATTGCGGTTTTTGTGATGCTGCCCATCATCAGCGCTCTCCTCCTCTACAAATCGTTGGCCAATTTGTGGCTCAGGGGCAAAATCCTCAGCGGCGCCGACACTTTCTGGGCGCTTGATACTGACGATCCCGCTTCGCTCGCCGTGATTAACGTCCTGGCCATCGTCTCGGGAGATCTAAACCTTCAACAGCTGAAGAATGCGGTCGGAGAGAAACTTGTGCCCTCCCATCCAAAACTGAAGTATTTGCGCGAGTGCTCTCCGTTTGGATACTTTTTCTGGAATGGCCAGCAG aaattcaatttggacGATTACGTAAAAACCATCGGCTGCGAATACAACGACGAGGCGTCGAGCGAGGAGGAGTTGAGGGAGGCCCTGTCGGGCCTGAGCAACGCACAACTTCCACACAACCACCTGGCCGGCTGGGAAATCCTGCTCGGCCCGAAGCTGATGTACGACGGGATGACGCAAAGGGCAATAGTTTTCCGTATCCACCACTCCATGGGCGACGGGCCGGCCCTCTTCCGCGCTCTCTTCTCCACTTTAGCCGACTGCAAAAGCATGGAAGTGTTCACCCCTAATCTTGAGACGGTCAAGAAAATGATCGATGGAATCCAGTTAAGATATAATAACAA ATTCTTTGACAACGTCGTGGCAGTAGGAAGGTCCTTGAGAGGACAGTTGCTACAGCCTTCTGACGATAATGTGCTTCACGGGTCGAAACTATCAGGTCAAAAACAG ATTGCCTGGTGCAGTTCAACGCAACTGATGGAAGCTGCAAAGTCAATTCACAACGCAACAGGTGCTTCGTTCAGTGCTGGCCTTCTGGCATCATTTTTGGCTGCTGTTTCCCAGTTTGGAAATGACGCAGACAAGCTCAAGGCATGCACCATTGTATTCCCGGTCAGAGCTCTGCAAAACAACCCTAATACAGAGCCAGAG ATGTCAAACACATTTTCGTGCGCGGTTGTGAGCAACCGCATTCCAGCGATGGACGATGGCGTCGATGCCCAAATCAAAGCGGCCGACGAAGCTCTTAAAAAGGCCACTCAGCCTGTTGTAATTGGAGCCACGAGGGCTATTCTCAAGTTGGTCGGAGACGTTTGTCCCCGTCCAATCGCCAATCTCGCCCTGAACAGTAGACAGTGCACGGCCGCCATGAGCAACATGCCGGGGCCTCAAACGAAGATCTCCGTGTTTGGTTCGTCGGTTGAGAAGCTTGTCTTCTGGGTGCCTAACAAAGGATCCACAG GTGTTGGCGTCAGTATTTTAAGCTACGCCGGAGAGCTCAGCCTTGGCCTCAACGTGGACGCTGCCCTTGTGAACCAGCATGATGCAGCCAAAACACTATTACTCCTTTGGGAAGAGCAACTGTTGCTTATGTCCAGCGTTGTTGGAAATACACTCTGA
- the LOC135934082 gene encoding uncharacterized protein LOC135934082 isoform X2 codes for MTSRTTRIAGHLLIKASWIIWTLILLIAVFVMLPIISALLLYKSLANLWLRGKILSGADTFWALDTDDPASLAVINVLAIVSGDLNLQQLKNAVGEKLVPSHPKLKYLRECSPFGYFFWNGQQKFNLDDYVKTIGCEYNDEASSEEELREALSGLSNAQLPHNHLAGWEILLGPKLMYDGMTQRAIVFRIHHSMGDGPALFRALFSTLADCKSMEVFTPNLETVKKMIDGIQLRYNNKFFDNVVAVGRSLRGQLLQPSDDNVLHGSKLSGQKQIAWCSSTQLMEAAKSIHNATGASFSAGLLASFLAAVSQFGNDADKLKACTIVFPVRALQNNPNTEPEMSNTFSCAVVSNRIPAMDDGVDAQIKAADEALKKATQPVVIGATRAILKLVGDVCPRPIANLALNSRQCTAAMSNMPGPQTKISVFGSSVEKLVFWVPNKGSTGVGVSILSYAGELSLGLNVDAALVNQHDAAKTLLLLWEEQLLLMSSVVGNTL; via the exons ATGACCTCACGAACTACACGAATAGCCGGACATTTG CTCATCAAAGCGTCATGGATTATCTGGACCCTTATCCTCCTTATTGCGGTTTTTGTGATGCTGCCCATCATCAGCGCTCTCCTCCTCTACAAATCGTTGGCCAATTTGTGGCTCAGGGGCAAAATCCTCAGCGGCGCCGACACTTTCTGGGCGCTTGATACTGACGATCCCGCTTCGCTCGCCGTGATTAACGTCCTGGCCATCGTCTCGGGAGATCTAAACCTTCAACAGCTGAAGAATGCGGTCGGAGAGAAACTTGTGCCCTCCCATCCAAAACTGAAGTATTTGCGCGAGTGCTCTCCGTTTGGATACTTTTTCTGGAATGGCCAGCAG aaattcaatttggacGATTACGTAAAAACCATCGGCTGCGAATACAACGACGAGGCGTCGAGCGAGGAGGAGTTGAGGGAGGCCCTGTCGGGCCTGAGCAACGCACAACTTCCACACAACCACCTGGCCGGCTGGGAAATCCTGCTCGGCCCGAAGCTGATGTACGACGGGATGACGCAAAGGGCAATAGTTTTCCGTATCCACCACTCCATGGGCGACGGGCCGGCCCTCTTCCGCGCTCTCTTCTCCACTTTAGCCGACTGCAAAAGCATGGAAGTGTTCACCCCTAATCTTGAGACGGTCAAGAAAATGATCGATGGAATCCAGTTAAGATATAATAACAA ATTCTTTGACAACGTCGTGGCAGTAGGAAGGTCCTTGAGAGGACAGTTGCTACAGCCTTCTGACGATAATGTGCTTCACGGGTCGAAACTATCAGGTCAAAAACAG ATTGCCTGGTGCAGTTCAACGCAACTGATGGAAGCTGCAAAGTCAATTCACAACGCAACAGGTGCTTCGTTCAGTGCTGGCCTTCTGGCATCATTTTTGGCTGCTGTTTCCCAGTTTGGAAATGACGCAGACAAGCTCAAGGCATGCACCATTGTATTCCCGGTCAGAGCTCTGCAAAACAACCCTAATACAGAGCCAGAG ATGTCAAACACATTTTCGTGCGCGGTTGTGAGCAACCGCATTCCAGCGATGGACGATGGCGTCGATGCCCAAATCAAAGCGGCCGACGAAGCTCTTAAAAAGGCCACTCAGCCTGTTGTAATTGGAGCCACGAGGGCTATTCTCAAGTTGGTCGGAGACGTTTGTCCCCGTCCAATCGCCAATCTCGCCCTGAACAGTAGACAGTGCACGGCCGCCATGAGCAACATGCCGGGGCCTCAAACGAAGATCTCCGTGTTTGGTTCGTCGGTTGAGAAGCTTGTCTTCTGGGTGCCTAACAAAGGATCCACAG GTGTTGGCGTCAGTATTTTAAGCTACGCCGGAGAGCTCAGCCTTGGCCTCAACGTGGACGCTGCCCTTGTGAACCAGCATGATGCAGCCAAAACACTATTACTCCTTTGGGAAGAGCAACTGTTGCTTATGTCCAGCGTTGTTGGAAATACACTCTGA